Proteins encoded together in one Drosophila albomicans strain 15112-1751.03 chromosome 2R, ASM965048v2, whole genome shotgun sequence window:
- the LOC117575728 gene encoding uncharacterized protein LOC117575728, translated as MCLKYILLLWLILQPVVCAKGKSFDNTTSCEKAKQPKFISSCCNIQKDDAISKSCRKSLLSQNKTTTNNGETRNLKADKVALHACIAECVFKQNGYLLTNGSINLPVVQSSLQQRYRSDPALAQLIIKSLNTCLDSAQNRAKQFEWLHTKDQCDYYPATLLACTMEQVYINCPASKWKNTNNCVAMQKFLVACDSRK; from the exons ATGTGTTTAAAGTATATTCTATTGTTATGGCTTATTTTGCAGCCAGTTGTGTGCGCTAAGGGGAAATCCTTTGATAATACGACAAGCTGcgagaaagcaaaacaaccCAAATTT ATAAGTTCCTGCTGCAACATACAGAAAGATGATGCAATCAGCAAGTCCTGTCGCAAGTCCCTGCTAAGTCAGAACAAAACCACAACTAACAATGGAGAGACTCGTAATTTAAAAGCAGACAAAGTAGCGCTGCATGCA TGCATTGCAGAGTGTGTGTTTAAGCAGAATGGTTATTTGCTGACCAACGGATCGATTAATCTGCCAGTTGTGCAAAGTAGCCTACAACAACGGTATCGAAGTGATCCCGCCTTGGCGCAGCTCATTATCAAGAGCCTAAATACATGCCTGGACTCGG CTCAAAACCGTGCCAAGCAATTCGAATGGCTGCACACGAAGGATCAGTGTGACTATTATCCGGCTACTTTGCTCGCCTGCACCATGGAACAAGTCTATATTAATTGTCCAGCTTCGAAGTGGAAGAACACTAATAACTGTGTAGCGATGCAGAAATTTTTGGTGGCTTGTGATTCACGAAAATAA
- the LOC117575727 gene encoding acylpyruvase FAHD1, mitochondrial isoform X1: MVRLFNTLRMACQRNQDTANFVFNGKKIVGVALNYMCAVKARKVAVPTVPLVFLKPTSSYIREGSPIVLPKVFNKVAYEVELGVVIGSRCKNVSKEHAMEYVGGYCLALDLTAQCNLTAARATGGPWTLGKGFDTSTPVSSFIPFDAVQDPHALPLWLKVNGEIKQSGCTADLIFKVPDIISYVSKHMTLEENDLILTGTPHGSEAFKAGDVIECGLADLATMKFKVCDE; this comes from the exons A TGGTGCGACTTTTCAACACTTTACGCATGGCTTGCCAACGCAACCAGGATACAGCCAACTTCGTCTTCAATGGCAAAAAGATTGTGGGAGTGGCGCTGAACTACAT GTGCGCTGTCAAGGCAAGGAAAGTGGCTGTGCCCACAGTGCCCCTCGTCTTCCTGAAGCCCACAAGTTCCTATATTCGCGAAGGATCTCCCATTGTC CTGCCCAAAGTGTTCAACAAGGTGGCCTACGAAGTGGAGCTGGGCGTTGTCATCGGTTCACGCTGCAAAAATGTGTCCAAAGAGCATGCTATGGAGTATGTGGGTGGCTATTGCCTGGCCCTGGACCTCACTGCCCAATGCAATCTGACGGCAGCACGTGCCACTGGCGGTCCCTGGACATTGGGCAAGGGATTCGATACCTCAACCCCTGTATCCTCTTTTATACCCTTCGATGCTGTGCAAGATCCACATGCGCTGCCACTGTGGCTGAAAGTTAATGGAGAGATAAAACAAAGCGGTTGCACAGCCGACTTGATCTTCAAAGTGCCTGACATTATCTCCTATGTATCCAAGCATATGACGCTGGAAGAAAATGACTTGATACTAACAGGCACGCCACATGGATCTGAAGCTTTTAAAGCAGGCGATGTAATCGAGTGCGGCTTAGCCGATCTGGCTACCATGAAGTTCAAGGTGTGTGACGAATAA
- the LOC117575724 gene encoding uncharacterized protein LOC117575724, translated as MGITETPKTAAATTTTTIAIAATTAAAGTTTTTAASENKQILTLDIFQEIFKHVEPDVQIETFELTQGSDRGDNYTAALYRIKLNGQRHSLDGGEHKWEQNVICKVLPESVVQREAYKSDRLFRNEVEFYTSIMPELLKFQATKTGVEAPLFNALPKCYTARHDLLIMEDLRVRGFEMSDRLKGLSIEETQTVLLQVAQLHALSLAYKFEHPLEFNKMCSLISEGIFCTANTSWYRNYYERLTKNAIKMVSDVLPADSKYIHALCDFAESSSFFGQMVELASAESPLSAICHGDCWVNNFLYRYDPEDRQQVLEVALLDFQLVRYSSIALDIANLLYCCTTKEMRDAQLETMLKIYTEELFRWLEILCTELPEHCNTLEKFQELFAQELKAYGRFALGLAMDIIPISTCSSEDAPDMYLNRNDDLDKDEGAPTLNFPPNDLCRQKMSEIVVDMVDRDML; from the exons ATGGGCATTACAGAAACGCcgaaaacagcagcagcaacaacaacaactacaattgcgattgcagcaacaacagcagcagcaggaacaacaacaacgacagcggctagtgaaaataaacaaattctgACGTTGGATATATTTCAGGAGATATTCAAGCATGTCGAGCCGGATGTGCAAATCGAAACTTTCGAG CTAACGCAAGGCTCGGACCGGGGTGATAACTATACGGCAGCACTGTATCGCATCAAGTTGAATGGACAGCGTCACAGTTTGGATGGCGGCGAACACAAATGGGAGCAGAACGTCATCTGCAAGGTGCTGCCAGAGAGTGTTGTCCAACGTGAGGCCTACAAGAGCGATAGGCTATTTCg caATGAAGTGGAATTTTATACCTCTATTATGCCGGAGCTACTTAAATTTCAAGCCACCAAAACAGGTGTAGAAGCGCCTCTGTTCAATGCCTTACCCAAGTGCTATACAGCACGACATGATCTGCTCATAATGG AGGACCTGCGTGTGCGTGGATTTGAAATGTCGGATCGCCTCAAGGGGCTTAGCATCGAGGAGACGCAGACGGTACTGCTGCAAGTGGCTCAGTTGCATGCGCTGAGCTTAGCATATAAATTTGAGCATCCGCTGGAGTTTAACAAGATGTGTAGTCTGATTAGTGAGGGCATTTTCTGCACGGCAAATACCAGTTGGTATCGCAACTATTATGAGCGTCTCACAAAGAATGCCATTAAAATGGTTTCCGATGTGCTGCCTGcggattcaaaatatatccaTGCATTGTGTGACTTTGCGGAGAGTTCATCTTTCTTTGGCCAAATGGTTGAATTGGCCAGCGCCGAATCACCTTTATCAGCTATTTGTCATGGCGATTGTTGGGTGAATAATTTCTTATATCGCTACGATCCGGAAGATCGACAACAGGTGCTCGAGGTGGCGTTGTTGGACTTTCAACTAGTGCGTTACAGTTCCATTGCCTTGGACATTGCCAATCTGTTGTATTGTTGCACCACAAAGGAAATGCGTGACGCTCAGCTGGAGACGATGCTCAAAATCTACACGGAGGAATTGTTCAGATGGCTGGAAATACTGTGCACTGAATTACCTGAGCATTGCAATACGCTAGAAAAGTTTCAGGAACT atttgcCCAGGAACTGAAAGCCTATGGACGATTTGCTCTGGGTCTGGCAATGGATATTATACCCATTAGCACATGTTCTTCGGAGGATGCTCCGGACATGTATTTGAATCGAAATGACGACCTCGATAAGGATGAAGGAGCGCCAACTTTGAATTTTCCGCCCAACGATCTGTGTAGACAAAAGATGTCCGAAATTGTCGTTGATATGGTTGACAGAGATATGCTCTAA
- the LOC117575720 gene encoding little elongation complex subunit 2: MAMESDGLNKGHPIFRNEPSFREFNKTFEDADDTLFSFLNEVDAETLKEEQQQPAQVFISYNRSFAQRDPRTQQVVAQPVYDHSTQKLPYAFPNPQERHSSLSRAQQAACLRVLLAWQRNVEVDKADSVVWHATHIKRSSEEQLVQQRIFEYANTQKERIYEPMKQLVLCYSKWFADYIQQLLPTIPTASYATHSGLPQLSQCKAVNVDEANMENIELLCRVGQVRLWPEIEIKQSELSSLRVRLERYACPAFEAKTLTQRLVAELKQRIAVADEDVFVLPLDAILLLLIPGAYIDLPTEMLVSIRDIPDSAFKSFEFQQPFAARHCGWHTNSRLLSQAYAAFAPSQWLQFNPDASVSVIDEQLHQDEADNDELPSQLDYKLQPIEETVPHIKQTKTNSALISWRLRNAEAEQGLQIYSSLSLAAVHDPWGKHPLGCHLFKLETKPECGCEVMSKYELLSAWLQLKLLQTEVGHCTRISLRDFIPLLEQPLQLTAVEQQLQDLYNISMPQQLCHLHEFLKLLRGVAPGEYLLRYTTKYKDKLLLCQPLMAPTAQSFKLHDLITGTTPSNIDFLTDSNCYLPIAPTLCSRLHEEQQLLPCAFPAKAKGVQRAKKKLKVETKPKLVQRISSSLTKKPAPKKHKRRSQRQRKRDEAKAKEKEDKELDKFMCL, from the coding sequence ATGGCAATGGAATCGGACGGCTTAAATAAAGGACATCCAATCTTTCGCAATGAACCATCATTCAgggaatttaataaaacattcGAGGATGCTGACGATACACTGTTTTCATTTCTGAACGAAGTGGACGCGGAGACATTAAaagaagagcaacagcaacctgCGCAAGTATTCATTTCATACAACCGCAGTTTCGCTCAAAGAGATCCTCGCACTCAGCAGGTTGTGGCCCAGCCTGTATATGATCATAGTACGCAAAAGCTGCCCTATGCATTCCCCAATCCTCAGGAACGACATTCGTCGCTAAGCCGTGCCCAGCAAGCCGCTTGTCTCCGAGTTCTCCTAGCCTGGCAACGCAACGTAGAAGTGGACAAGGCAGATTCCGTGGTGTGGCATGCCACGCACATCAAACGCAGCTCCGAGGAACAGTTGGTGCAGCAGCGCATCTTTGAATACGCCAACACTCAAAAGGAACGCATCTATGAACCCATGAAGCAACTGGTGCTGTGCTACAGCAAATGGTTTGCGGATTATATCCAGCAACTGCTGCCTACGATTCCCACGGCCAGCTATGCAACACACTCGGGATTGCCGCAGCTGTCACAGTGCAAAGCTGTAAACGTGGATGAGGCCAACATGGAGAACATAGAGCTGCTGTGTCGTGTGGGTCAAGTGCGTCTCTGGCCAGAGATTGAAATCAAGCAATCCGAGCTCAGCTCGTTGCGTGTGCGTCTCGAGCGTTATGCGTGTCCAGCATTTGAAGCTAAAACTTTGACACAGCGCCTTGTTGCTGAGCTGAAGCAACGCATCGCTGTGGCGGATGAGGATGTGTTTGTGCTGCCTCTTGATGCCATCTTGTTGCTACTGATACCTGGCGCCTACATTGACCTGCCCACCGAAATGCTGGTGAGCATACGCGACATTCCCGACAGCGCCTTCAAATCCTTTGAGTTCCAGCAACCCTTTGCCGCTCGTCACTGTGGCTGGCATACGAATAGTCGTCTCTTAAGCCAGGCTTATGCTGCATTTGCGCCATCGCagtggctgcagttcaatccTGATGCCAGCGTCTCAGTGATTGATGAGCAACTGCACCAGGATGAAGCTGATAATGATGAGCTGCCTTCGCAGCTAGATTATAAACTGCAACCCATAGAAGAGACTGTTCCAcatattaaacaaacaaaaacgaatTCCGCTTTGATCAGCTGGCGTCTGCGCAACGCTGAAGCGGAGCAAGGCCTGCAAATCTACAGCAGTCTCTCATTGGCTGCAGTGCATGATCCATGGGGTAAACATCCGCTGGGTTGTCACCTGTTCAAACTGGAGACTAAACCAGAATGTGGCTGCGAAGTCATGTCCAAATATGAGCTGCTCTCAGCCTGGTTGCAGTTGAAGCTGCTTCAAACCGAAGTGGGACACTGCACACGCATTTCTTTGCGGGATTTTATACCATTGCTGGAACAACCATTACAATTGACTGCAGTCgagcaacaactgcaagaTCTGTACAACATCAGCATGCCACAACAGCTGTGCCATTTGCACGAGTTCCTCAAACTTCTAAGAGGTGTTGCGCCTGGCGAGTATTTGCTACGCTATACAACCAAGTACAAAGACAAGCTTCTGTTATGTCAACCGCTGATGGCGCCAACAGCACAAAGCTTTAAATTGCATGATTTGATTACTGGGACGACGCCTAGCAACATAGACTTTCTCACCGATAGCAATTGCTATCTGCCAATTGCGCCGACGCTGTGCAGCCGCCTGCATGAGgaacaacagctgctgcctTGTGCTTTTCCAGCCAAAGCGAAGGGCGTGCAACGCGCCAAGAAGAAGTTGAAGGTGGAAACGAAACCCAAGCTGGTGCAGCGGATTAGCTCAAGTTTAACCAAGAAACCAGCACCAAAAAAGCACAAGCGACGTTCTCAACGACAGCGAAAACGTGACGAGGCCAAAGCCAAGGAAAAGGAGGACAAAGAACTAGACAAATTCATGTGTCTGTAA
- the LOC117575726 gene encoding SRR1-like protein translates to MSGAGDEFQVVTRKKWMARKCLSRRNRHKSESDYLNDCPDVNVDNFQTRLERICGEMTQSDYFIVAMETLQQQLDSLKRPLERIVCLGLGPFTRTHQALHQTAFIVSVQRQHNIKEALYYDPVFRDSEKELLQRLNGTVMSEDCAGRHEAEVPTLYYLPHCPYALMHNLLWCNWQRERLPNVLLICNSFEMLTLNRTKNTDDDHINRISEHCSEIALEDDYEQHNVFNDLSLHTFSSDKLPAAEDTVFWTRCSPLKVNEDELIKEVDMAALSIGS, encoded by the exons ATGTCTGGCGCGGGCGACGAATTCCAAGTGGTTACACGGAAAAAATGGATGGCACGTAAGTGCCTAAGCAGGCGAAACCGTCACAAGTCCGAAAGCGATTACCTTAACGATTGTCCTGATGTCAATGTGGACAACTTTCAAAC GCGCCTGGAGCGCATCTGTGGCGAAATGACCCAAAGTGATTACTTCATTGTGGCCATGGAAACACTACAGCAGCAGTTAGATTCCCTTAAGCGACCGCTGGAACGTATCGTGTGCCTGGGCTTAGGACCCTTCACTCGCACCCACCAGGCGCTACATCAAACGGCGTTTATTGTAAGCGTCCAGCGACAACACAACATTAAAGAGGCGCTGTACTATGATCCCGTATTCCGTGACAGCGAAAAGGAGCTGCTGCAACGTCTCAACGGCACAGTTATGTCTGAAGATTGTGCGGGTCGTCATGAAGCCGAGGTGCCCACGCTTTACTATCTACCCCACTGCCCATATGCCTTAATGCACAACCTGCTTTGGTGTAACTGGCAACGCGAGAGATTGCCCAATGTTTTGCTTATCTGTAACAGCTTCGAGATGCTGACACTGAACCGTACAAAGAACACTGATGATGACCATATCAATCGCATTTCGGAACACTGCTCTGAGATTGCTCTAGAGGATGATTACGAGCAGCATAATGTGTTTAACGATCTATCGCTACATACGTTTTCCAGCGACAAGTTGCCAGCGGCAGAGGACACGGTATTCTGGACACGTTGCTCGCCTTTGAAGGTGAACGAGGATGAGCTGATTAAAGAGGTGGACATGGCTGCTTTAAGTATTGGTTCGTAG
- the LOC117575727 gene encoding acylpyruvase FAHD1, mitochondrial isoform X2: MACQRNQDTANFVFNGKKIVGVALNYMCAVKARKVAVPTVPLVFLKPTSSYIREGSPIVLPKVFNKVAYEVELGVVIGSRCKNVSKEHAMEYVGGYCLALDLTAQCNLTAARATGGPWTLGKGFDTSTPVSSFIPFDAVQDPHALPLWLKVNGEIKQSGCTADLIFKVPDIISYVSKHMTLEENDLILTGTPHGSEAFKAGDVIECGLADLATMKFKVCDE; this comes from the exons ATGGCTTGCCAACGCAACCAGGATACAGCCAACTTCGTCTTCAATGGCAAAAAGATTGTGGGAGTGGCGCTGAACTACAT GTGCGCTGTCAAGGCAAGGAAAGTGGCTGTGCCCACAGTGCCCCTCGTCTTCCTGAAGCCCACAAGTTCCTATATTCGCGAAGGATCTCCCATTGTC CTGCCCAAAGTGTTCAACAAGGTGGCCTACGAAGTGGAGCTGGGCGTTGTCATCGGTTCACGCTGCAAAAATGTGTCCAAAGAGCATGCTATGGAGTATGTGGGTGGCTATTGCCTGGCCCTGGACCTCACTGCCCAATGCAATCTGACGGCAGCACGTGCCACTGGCGGTCCCTGGACATTGGGCAAGGGATTCGATACCTCAACCCCTGTATCCTCTTTTATACCCTTCGATGCTGTGCAAGATCCACATGCGCTGCCACTGTGGCTGAAAGTTAATGGAGAGATAAAACAAAGCGGTTGCACAGCCGACTTGATCTTCAAAGTGCCTGACATTATCTCCTATGTATCCAAGCATATGACGCTGGAAGAAAATGACTTGATACTAACAGGCACGCCACATGGATCTGAAGCTTTTAAAGCAGGCGATGTAATCGAGTGCGGCTTAGCCGATCTGGCTACCATGAAGTTCAAGGTGTGTGACGAATAA
- the LOC117575721 gene encoding coiled-coil domain-containing protein 174, whose amino-acid sequence MNDPNKSISVNLSSLLSLKAELQRKQHEVKLAKAAKTPANEFRPNKAANEREKTKSSSSGRDKKQNYTEISRSDEVKVYEAEDYAQLEKSRRVLEAKSKFYDRMSRSGGSLNSDDNCLVMFNRKRQEQQDEPEPPSEPRATTPRERRVSSSSDSDSSDESVAGNDEDEVEYVDCLGRTRKCLRKELAEAKRRDKQLADSMPERLDQTKANWMIDVKGNRGSNHNSDIGSNASGDDEPSYGPRPTESVFSDALSTMTKHDEQRMNWERKEVENVDKPDVHYQDVFFDEARTHGVGYYAFSTDEAERKQQQRELEQVRKATQSEQKRRHDLRAQRDKIVADRVFAAKNRIRARNGLPPISKEDYEREEQLKKDEAAAETAEREREQKQKADKVSAEKAAEEAEREELRKEHIRDWDRDKSGVAKKHQEQEQPPEEWHYKAERLPMSQEQWNEQQRAVRAPEFAPMPEAPLKRTNFSSMPPPSALLSDNREFSNFHTTKREKQFQRRNYTPDVAEELDEEPSSSSRSQGAAIPPPDCLDSSAPSLPKRPKTQEELERSITAGLKFLRDNCDKGVLGNKGTWTAKADY is encoded by the coding sequence ATGAACGATCCGAACAAATCGATTAGTGTCAATTTATCCTCGCTGCTCAGTTTAAAAGCTGAATTACAACGCAAACAACATGAAGTCAAATTGGCTAAAGCTGCCAAAACGCCAGCCAACGAATTTCGCCCCAACAAAGCGGCCAACGAGCGAGAGAAAACCAAATCTAGCAGCAGCGGTCGcgacaaaaagcaaaactacaCAGAAATCAGTCGCAGCGACGAAGTGAAGGTGTATGAAGCGGAAGACTATGCACAGTTAGAAAAATCACGACGTGTTCTGGAGGCGAAGAGTAAGTTCTATGATCGCATGAGCCGCAGTGGCGGGAGCCTCAACTCCGATGATAACTGCCTGGTAATGTTTAATCGTAAGCGGCAGGAGCAGCAAGATGAACCAGAGCCGCCTTCAGAACCACGAGCAACAACGCCTCGGGAGCGACGggttagcagcagcagcgacagtgATAGCTCTGATGAATCTGTGGCGGGCAACGATGAGGACGAAGTGGAGTATGTGGATTGTTTGGGACGCACAAGAAAATGCCTGCGCAAGGAACTGGCTGAGGCAAAGCGACGCGACAAGCAGCTTGCAGACAGCATGCCAGAGCGGTTGGATCAAACCAAAGCCAATTGGATGATTGATGTTAAAGGCAATCGAGGGAGCAATCACAATAGCGACATCGGCAGTAATGCCAGCGGTGATGATGAGCCCAGCTATGGACCTCGACCCACCGAAAGTGTGTTTAGCGATGCACTGTCCACGATGACCAAGCATGACGAGCAGCGCATGAACTGGGAACGCAAGGAGGTGGAGAATGTGGACAAACCCGACGTGCATTATCAGGACGTGTTCTTCGATGAGGCACGCACTCATGGTGTGGGCTACTATGCCTTCTCAACCGATGAAGCGGAgcgaaagcaacagcaacgcgaGCTGGAGCAAGTGCGAAAGGCAACACAATCGGAGCAGAAGCGACGACATGATTTGCGCGCTCAACGTGACAAAATCGTAGCGGATCGCGTATTTGCtgcaaaaaatagaataagAGCACGCAATGGACTGCCGCCCATTAGCAAGGAGGACTACGAGCGTGAGGAGCAACTGAAGAAGGATGAAGCGGCAGCCGAGACAGCGGAAAGGGAACgggagcaaaagcaaaaggcagaCAAAGTGTCTGCAGAAAAGGCGGCCGAAGAAGCGGAACGAGAAGAGCTGCGCAAGGAGCACATACGCGACTGGGATAGGGACAAGAGTGGTGTGGCCAAGAAGCATCAGGAACAAGAACAGCCACCCGAAGAATGGCATTACAAAGCAGAGCGTTTGCCCATGTCGCAGGAGCAATGGAACGAACAGCAGCGCGCTGTGCGTGCTCCAGAGTTTGCACCCATGCCCGAGGCGCCGCTGAAGCGCACAAACTTTAGCAGCATGCCACCGCCTTCCGCGCTGTTGAGTGATAACCGAGAGTTTAGTAACTTTCACACTACGAAGCGCGAAAAGCAATTCCAGCGCCGCAACTACACGCCAGATGTTGCTGAAGAGCTGGATGAAGAGCCTTCGTCAAGTTCTCGAAGTCAAGGAGCTGCGATACCGCCACCTGATTGCCTAGACTCAAGTGCACCTTCGCTGCCGAAGCGTCCCAAAACTCAGGAGGAGCTGGAACGCTCCATTACAGCGGGTCTGAAGTTTCTACGGGATAACTGTGACAAAGGCGTCCTGGGCAACAAGGGAACTTGGACAGCTAAAGCGGACTATTAA